TTACATCATAATACTTAATATCATTAATGCCGCGAAGAAACGCGCTTTTGTTCGTCGGCAACAATGATAAATTCTGGTCGGTATTCACTTCAAAAACAAGCGGTTGAAAACCCGATCCAATATTCGCAAACTGAATTTTTCCAAAGTTGTCTTTGTTATTATACTGAGAAAAAATGAAAGTTTTATCTTGGGTAAAAGCGGTATCAAAAATCTTCTTTTCGGAAAATTGGGTTTGATAGGTATAGTCGTAAATGGTTGGTTTAAAGACTTTAAGCGAATCTTTAAAACCGGAGTCAATCACCAGGGTATCGCTCGGTTTCACTCGGTTGGAATCGGTTTTATTAAGCGTTTGCGCCTGTAATCCGCAGGTGATAAAGAAGAGACAAAAAAGAAGATGCCGCATTGTTTGTGTTTGGGGTACAAATGTAAGAAATATGATGAAATAAAAAAGGGCTGTCATTTTTGCTGCGATCTAAACAGTCTAATCACGAATTGGATCATAAAAAAACCACCATTGCTGGTGGTTTTTTATTAAAATTTAATTGAAGAATACTGTTTCTACCAACCTTTATTTTGCTGCGCTTTTAGGGTAGGATTTACATTGACCTGAGCATCCGGTATTGGCCATAAGAATCTTCTGTCGGTGTAAGGAATTGCTCCCACATCACCTGATCCAAATACATATGGAGTTCCGATGGTATAATCAGTTGCTTTAGGTACGCCATTTTTATATTTTTGTGGAACACCTGCAGTTGGGGCTAAATCATCATTGATCAGACGGTGAATATCTCCCCATCTTTTCCCTTCTGCTACAAATTCGATTCTTCTTTCTGTTAAAATTGCATCGACCTGGGAAACCATTGTTCCGAAACTCGCAGCAGTATATGCTTCTGTAGCGGGGTTTGCTAATGATCTGTTTCGTACCGCGTTTAAATCAGCTAAATATGTAGCATCACCCAATCTGGCTTTTGCTTCTGCACGATTCAGTAATACTTCAGCATATCTAATGATCGGAGCTGCATCTTTGCGTGTAGTCGTATCTTTATATTTAAGAGAATATTTACGACCGGCCGTTGCGCCGGAAGCAGGCGTGAGTACCATATTTGCAGACCGTCTTTTATCTGTAGCAAGCCACATTGCTTTATTCCAAAGCACAGGACTAATCGCGATCAAGTTACGACCAGCGTGCATAGACGGCAATGCTCCATTCACGGTTGGGTTATTCGTGTCAGTATTTTCAATAGAGAAGATACTTTCTTTGTTTCCGCTATTATTAGCCCAAGGGGTATTTGGATCTGGTTCCATGGTAAATTTACCATCCAATTTATTGGCTTCAGTTATTACTCCCGCCCAATCTCTCTGGTGTAATTTTACTACCGTTTTATAGGCAATCGCAGCTTCCTTAGAAATTCTGTAAACGGTATATTGGTTCGCTAAAAGTATTTCCGCAGCGTCTAAGTCTGCTAAAACTTTACCATAAGTAACGCCTACATTTTCTCTATCAACATTTGCATTTTCCAGTGCATCCTGCAAATTTGTAGAACCTTTCAACATATACGGAACTCCGTAATCAAATAAATCTGAACCCGTCAGCTGAATGGGTCTTGAAAAATGTTTAAGCATTTCGAAATGAGAAATTGCTCTAAAAAACAGAGCTTCTCCCTTAAACTTATCGGTATCTGCAGCGGAAACGGTTCCTGCTGCCACCGCCTTATCAATACCTTCAATCAATAAGTTCGCACGATTGATCAATCGGTAAGTATCCAGCCAGTAATAAATATTATTAAGAGCTGCTGCTCCATTAATTGCAGAGATATAGGTATTTTGGAAGAAGGTTGCGGTACTCACCATATCTTCGCCACGCATATCATTTTGTATTTGATATGCTGCGCCAAAAGGATAGCCTCTACCGGCACCCGCATAATCTCCTATTTGAGCGGCATTGTACATTCCATTCACGGCCTGTTCTACGAGCGCCTGACTTGTGAAGATCGTTTCTTCCGGGACTTCATTGAAAGGCTGTTGATCTAATCGATCTTCGCTACACCCTGTAGCAGTAGCAAGCAGAAATGCAAAACTTGCGACGGCAAAAATACCTTTCAAGTTTTTATTAAGTTTTAAATTATATTTTTTCATAGCTCTTTAATTAAAATGATGCGTTTAAACCTACAGATACAGTTCTTTGTCTTGGCGCGGCGTTAAAATCTACTCCATTCACTTCCATTTCCGGATCGATTCCCTTATATTTTGTAAATGTAAAGGCATTTTGTAAAGTTGTAAATATTCTAAATCCGCTTAAACCCAACTCGCTGATTAAATCTTTCGGCAAGGTATATCCTAAACTAATATTATCAATTTTCACAAAACTGCCGTCTTCAACAAAACGAGAGGTTGCAACTCCATCAAAGTTTATGTAATTACTTTTTCCGGCGATCACTCTCGGCGTCCATCCATCTCCAGGATTTGCAGCACTTTGCCATCTTCCCAGAATTTCGGTAGAGTTATTGGTAAAGTCCATTCCTAATAAATCTCTTCTTGTTAAATTGAGAATTTTATTCCCGCCGCTAAATCTTACCAATGCTCCTAAATCAAAGTTTTTATATCTAACAGTGGTATTGAATGCGCCGAAATATTTTGGCAATGTATTTCCCAGGATCTTTTTATCATCAGAAATTAAATTGGATGCTGCTCCTACTACGCCCGGCGTTGCTGCATTAAATACAGTGTAAGCACCCGTGTTTGCGTTCTGCTCAACCAAACTTCCATCTGCTTTATAGTAAACCGGGTTTCCATTTGCAGTATTTACTCCCCAATATTCAAACCCATAAAGTGAACGAATTGACTCTCCAACTCTAATGATTCCAACTTGCTGTCTTTTCGAATCGATATTAAATAAAATATCTTTATCATCGATCAATGCCTTCACTTCATTTTGTACAAAAGAGACATTCCCGCCAATACTCCAGTTAAAATCCTGTCTTTTAATAACATCTGCATTTAAACCTAATTCAAAACCTTTATTGGTTGCTGCACCGATGTTTTGACGAATAAAGTTATTTGGAATTCCCACCAAAGGATCAGTCGGTCGATCCAAAATAATATCATTTTGATCATTAATAAAATAATCTGCATTAATAGTTATTCTGTTATTAAACAATCCTATATCTACTCCATAATCATACTTGATGCTTGTTTCCCATCTCAAATCAGGGTTACCACCCTGTACCAGTGCAAGACCTGTGTTATTTCCGTATCTGGCATTTCCGTACAGTGACATAAATGGATAGTTTCCAATATCAGTGTTTCCAACTTTTGCATAGGAAGCTCTCAATTTAAAGTCTGACACCGTAGAATTGATAGACTGCATAAAGTTTTCATTAGAAACCGTCCAACCTACAGAAACTCCGGGAAATGTTCCCCATCGGTTTGCATAAGGGAGTTTTGAAAGACCATCAGTTCTCAAGGAAGCCTGAACAAAATATTTTTTAGCAAAATTATAATTGAAACGACCCAGGTAGGAAGATAAGCTGTTTCCATTCACACTACCTCCGGAGGTTTGTACGGTCATGGAGTTTGAAATTGGGCCACCCTGACCGAAATAGTCATCCGGCAAACCACTTCCTCCAGCCACGATGTAATCAGATTTTTGCTCTAAATATTCCTGTACTAATGTTAAGTTTAAGCTGTGTTGTCCAAAAGCTTTATTAGCGGTTAACATATTTTGAATATTCCATCTCAACATATTTAGGTTATTCCCTTCAACTACACCGTTACTGGAAAAGCCATCTCCATGAATTTTATTCCAGTACAATCTTCCATCAGTAATTGAATTATCTGCACTTCCCTGAAATCTATAGGTCAACCAATCGGTTACTTTTACATTGGTGTACACATCTCCAATAAATCTGGTAAGCTTTGAATTGTTAATATTGTTGTTCAATACATAAGCGATATTTGTAATGTTGTTCGCGATAAATGAATTGTTATCCCACGGACCAACAACACTTACCGTACCCTGCGTATAAATATTATATCCCGTTGGCGTACTTGGATCGTAAATTGGCGTATTTGGTAATTGTCTTAACGCATTATACATTGCTCCAGACAGAGAAGACTGTCCATTGTTTAATCCGTCATAACGGGTTCTGGCTGCAGACATACTTCCACCAATTTCTAACCAGTCGGTTAATTTCTGATCGGCATTTGCACGAACGGTGAAACGATCCATACTGTTTCCTACAATAATTCCTTCCTGGTTGGCATACCCCAAGGAGAAAAAGTATTTTCCTTTTGCAGTTCCTCCACCGAAAGAAATATAATGATCCTGTTGTAGAGTACTTCTTGTAATAGCCTTTTGCCAATCGGTATCAAACTCACTTCCATTTGCCCAATAATCCGGGGCGAGACCTGCAGCAACTGTTTTTTCTGCGCTAATTGCAAGAAAATCCGGGGTATGCAGTAAATCGAAATATTTCACCGGCGTAGCGAAACTCATCATGTTGTTGTAATTGAAAACAAACTTTCCATTTTTACCTTTCTTAGTGGTAATTAAGACAACGCCGTTTGCCGCTCTTGATCCATAGATCGCGGTTGCTGCACCATCTTTTAAGATCTCCATGGATTCGATATCATTTGGATTGATATCGGAAAGAGCGTTTGAACCGGTATATCCACCGCCGGTATCACCTGAAAAAATCGGAATACCATCTACCACATACAATGGAGAAGCACCGGAAGAAATGGTATTTACTCCTCTAATTCTGATTCTGGGAGCATCCCCTAAAATCCCTGAATTGGTTGTAACCTGAACTCCACTTGCGCGACCTGCTAGCTGGGCTTCAAAAGTCGGCGTATTTAAGTTTGCAATTTCAGATCCTTTCACCTGCGAGATTGCGGCCGTAACTTCGCTCTTTTTTTGTACACCATATCCAACAACGATCACCTCGTCGATATCCTGAACCTTAGCACTGTCTTGCTGAGCTGATAAGTTTTGGGTTACGAAAAATGCAACACCAACACTTAAGATTTTTAGTTTAACATTCATATTAACACATTTTAATATTTAAGTGGCAAATATGTTAATAAAATTTAACATAGGCAATACAGTGATGTGTTATATTTTCAATATTGAGAGCATTAATGGTAATTATATAACAATTAAAAACATATAATGTAAAAATGTTTCCCATTTTCGGTCATCTATTGAATTTTTAGTAGTTTCAGTATATTCTTTTTACAGAAAAGGTGGTGCGTAAAAAGCTATTTAGAACAAGTATGAATTACAACGCACAAAAAAACCTGCTAGAATAGCAGATTTTGTATCATATTTAAACAATTACTTCAACTTTTTCTTCACTGAAATCTCTTCGTAAACCTCTAAGATGTCGCCGACTTCAATATCATTGTAGCCTTTGATGTTCAATCCACATTCGTAACCTTTTGTTACTTCTTTCACATCATCTTTGAAACGTTTCAAACTTTCAAGTTCTCCATCAAATTTCACGATTCCGTCTCTTAGTAATCTGATTTTAGAATTACGGGTTACTTTTCCTGTAAGAACCATACATCCTGCGATAGATCCTACTTTAGAAATTTTGAACACCTCGCGAATCTCAACATTACCAATTACCTGTTCTTTGATTTCCGGAGAAAGCATGCCTTCCATGGCTTCTTTCACTTCATCAATCGCTTTATAGATAATAGAATAAGTTCTGATTTCAATTTCTTCTCTATCTGCTAATTCTTTCGCATTAACACCAGCTCTCACGTTGAAACCAATCATGATCGCATCTGATGCTGCTGCTAATAAAACATCTGACTCAGTAATTTGTCCTACGCCTTGGTGAATAATTTTAACGCTGATTTCCTCAGTAGATAAACTTTGAAGCTGATCTGATAGTGCTTCTACAGAACCATCCACATCTCCTTTCAAGATAATATTCAATTCTTTGAAATCTCCAAGTGCGATACGTCTTCCTAATTCGTCTAACGTTACGTGTTTTTTCGTTCTAACAGATTGCTCACGCTGTAACTGTTCCCGTTTGGTTGCAATGGTTTTTGCTTCTCTTTCATCCGCAAAAACTCTGAAACGATCACCAGCAGTTGGTGCTCCATCTAATCCCAATACGGTTACCGGAATTGAAGGTCCTGCTTCTTCCATCGGTTTTCCTCTTTCATCAAGCAATGCTTTAACTTTACCGTGATTTTTACCTGCTAGAATATAATCACCCACTTTAAGTGTTCCTGCCTGTACAAGAATGGTTGAAATATAACCTCTACCTTTATCTAAAGAAGCTTCGATTACTACACCACTTGCGCTTTTATTAGGATTTGCTTTTAATTCTAAAAGTTCCGCCTGAAGCAATACTTTTTCAAGTAAAGCATCCATATTGTTACCAAATTTGGCAGATACTTCTTGTGACTGTACATTACCACCCCATTCTTCTACCAATACATTCATTGCAGAAAGTTGCTGGCGAATATTATCCGGGTTAGAGTTTGGCTTATCTACTTTATTGATGGCAATGATCATAGGAACTCCCGCCGCCTGTGCGTGAGAAATCGCCTCTTTGGTTTGTGGCATCACATCATCATCAGCTGCAATTACGATAATTGCAATGTCAGTGATCTGCGCCCCTCTGGCTCTCATCGCGGTAAATGCCTCGTGACCTGGTGTATCTAAGAACGTAATTCTTTGATCATTTTCCAGCTGCACGTTATATGCTCCAATATGCTGTGTAATTCCTCCGGATTCCCCGGCGATTACATTGGTCTTTCTAATATAATCCAGTAAGGAAGTTTTACCATGATCCACGTGACCCATTACGGTTACGATTGGCGCTCTGAATAATAAATCCTCTTCAGTATCTGTATCTTCTTCTAACGCTGATTCTTCAACATCAGCATCAGAGAATTCAATTTTATATCCAAATTCGTCAGCTACAAGTAACAAAGTATCTGCTTCTAATCGCTGATTCATTGTCACCATTACTCCAAGAGAGAAACATGCAGAAATAACTTCCATTGGACTTACGTTCATTAACGAGGCCAATTCGCCTACGGTAATAAACTCCGTCACTTTTAATGATCTGTCTGCTGCATCAATTTCCTCCTGACGCTCATCTTGCTCACGACGGTATACTCTTTTTTCTTTTCTATATTTGGCACCTTTATTTTTACCGGCCTTGCTGGTCAGTTTTTCTAAAGTTTCCTTAATTTGATTTTTAACCTGCTCGTCTGTTAATTCAACCGGCATTACATTCGGACCTCTTCTTACAGGACCTCTGTTACCACCACCTTGATATCCAGGGCGATTTCCACCACCACCTTGAACAGGAGGACGATTCCCACCTTGACCTGGAGGACGGTTGCCACCTTGTCCCGGCGGACGATTCCCCTGAGCACCCTGTTGAGTAGCTCCTCCCGTAGGATTTGGTTTTTCAATACGTTTTCTTTTCTTTTTGGCAGCGGATGAATTTGCTGAAGGTTTCGGTTTATTAAATTGAGATAAGTCGACCGTTTGCTTCAGAATTTTAGGACCATCTAATTTTTTATAAACGGTTTCAATTCTGTCAGGGTCTGGTGAGTCCGCTGTCTTAGGCTCTGCAGAAGCAGCAGGTTCTTCTTTCTTTGCTGCAGGTGTTTCTGCTGCCTTTTCCGCAGGTGGTGCTTCCACTGCAGGTTTTTCAGCAACTGGCTCAGCAGCAACTGGTTTTCGCACAGGAACTTCCTGTGGTTTAGGTTGATCTTTTTTGGATGATCGTGGCTTGTTGCCTTCAATCTGCGACAAATCGATTTTATCCAAAACTTTAAATTCCTGTTTTTCAGGAGTGGTTAATTTTTCCACAACCGGTTTTGGTTCCTCTGCGGGTGGAGCGGGCTGCTCTACCTTGGCTTCGGTTTTCTTTTGGTCCAAGTCAATTTTACCTAAGATTTTTGTTTCAGGTCTCAGACTCGCTTTGGCTCTTATTACCTCAGGTTGCGATGGCTCAATTTCCAGTTTTTCTTCCGGAACTTTAGCGATTATCACCTCATGAGAAGCTTTTCTTTGTTCCCCATCTTTGCGAAACTCAGCTTCTAATGCAGAATATGCCGATTCTTCCAATTGAGCGTTCGGGTTACTTTCTACCTCGATTCCCTTTGACTGCAGAAATTCTACAAGTCTTGTCATCGAAATATTAAATTCCTTAACCGCTTTATTTAATCTAATTTTTGGCATGTATACTTTATACTTTTATTTTAATTTTTGGCAAAGTTAACCTATTTTAACTTTAGATATGGTATTTAGAGATTTTTAGTCCTCTAACTCCTCTTTTAGGATGCGTTTTACCTCCGCAATCGTTTCTTCTTCCAAATCTGTCATGTTGACCAACGCATCTGTCTCTTTATCCAGAACGCTCTTCGCGGTATTCAACCCAACTTTTCGGAATTCATCGATAATCCACTGTTCGATGTCACCTTCATCAGATCCTGCAAACTCTCTTAATTCTACATCATCATCTTCACTTGCTTCTCTGTACACGTCAATATCATAACCGCTTAACCAAGAAGCCAGTCTGATATTTTGTCCCTGCTTACCAATCACTCTCGAAATTTCTTCAACCGGAGT
This DNA window, taken from Kaistella carnis, encodes the following:
- a CDS encoding RagB/SusD family nutrient uptake outer membrane protein: MKKYNLKLNKNLKGIFAVASFAFLLATATGCSEDRLDQQPFNEVPEETIFTSQALVEQAVNGMYNAAQIGDYAGAGRGYPFGAAYQIQNDMRGEDMVSTATFFQNTYISAINGAAALNNIYYWLDTYRLINRANLLIEGIDKAVAAGTVSAADTDKFKGEALFFRAISHFEMLKHFSRPIQLTGSDLFDYGVPYMLKGSTNLQDALENANVDRENVGVTYGKVLADLDAAEILLANQYTVYRISKEAAIAYKTVVKLHQRDWAGVITEANKLDGKFTMEPDPNTPWANNSGNKESIFSIENTDTNNPTVNGALPSMHAGRNLIAISPVLWNKAMWLATDKRRSANMVLTPASGATAGRKYSLKYKDTTTRKDAAPIIRYAEVLLNRAEAKARLGDATYLADLNAVRNRSLANPATEAYTAASFGTMVSQVDAILTERRIEFVAEGKRWGDIHRLINDDLAPTAGVPQKYKNGVPKATDYTIGTPYVFGSGDVGAIPYTDRRFLWPIPDAQVNVNPTLKAQQNKGW
- a CDS encoding SusC/RagA family TonB-linked outer membrane protein encodes the protein MNVKLKILSVGVAFFVTQNLSAQQDSAKVQDIDEVIVVGYGVQKKSEVTAAISQVKGSEIANLNTPTFEAQLAGRASGVQVTTNSGILGDAPRIRIRGVNTISSGASPLYVVDGIPIFSGDTGGGYTGSNALSDINPNDIESMEILKDGAATAIYGSRAANGVVLITTKKGKNGKFVFNYNNMMSFATPVKYFDLLHTPDFLAISAEKTVAAGLAPDYWANGSEFDTDWQKAITRSTLQQDHYISFGGGTAKGKYFFSLGYANQEGIIVGNSMDRFTVRANADQKLTDWLEIGGSMSAARTRYDGLNNGQSSLSGAMYNALRQLPNTPIYDPSTPTGYNIYTQGTVSVVGPWDNNSFIANNITNIAYVLNNNINNSKLTRFIGDVYTNVKVTDWLTYRFQGSADNSITDGRLYWNKIHGDGFSSNGVVEGNNLNMLRWNIQNMLTANKAFGQHSLNLTLVQEYLEQKSDYIVAGGSGLPDDYFGQGGPISNSMTVQTSGGSVNGNSLSSYLGRFNYNFAKKYFVQASLRTDGLSKLPYANRWGTFPGVSVGWTVSNENFMQSINSTVSDFKLRASYAKVGNTDIGNYPFMSLYGNARYGNNTGLALVQGGNPDLRWETSIKYDYGVDIGLFNNRITINADYFINDQNDIILDRPTDPLVGIPNNFIRQNIGAATNKGFELGLNADVIKRQDFNWSIGGNVSFVQNEVKALIDDKDILFNIDSKRQQVGIIRVGESIRSLYGFEYWGVNTANGNPVYYKADGSLVEQNANTGAYTVFNAATPGVVGAASNLISDDKKILGNTLPKYFGAFNTTVRYKNFDLGALVRFSGGNKILNLTRRDLLGMDFTNNSTEILGRWQSAANPGDGWTPRVIAGKSNYINFDGVATSRFVEDGSFVKIDNISLGYTLPKDLISELGLSGFRIFTTLQNAFTFTKYKGIDPEMEVNGVDFNAAPRQRTVSVGLNASF
- the infB gene encoding translation initiation factor IF-2 produces the protein MPKIRLNKAVKEFNISMTRLVEFLQSKGIEVESNPNAQLEESAYSALEAEFRKDGEQRKASHEVIIAKVPEEKLEIEPSQPEVIRAKASLRPETKILGKIDLDQKKTEAKVEQPAPPAEEPKPVVEKLTTPEKQEFKVLDKIDLSQIEGNKPRSSKKDQPKPQEVPVRKPVAAEPVAEKPAVEAPPAEKAAETPAAKKEEPAASAEPKTADSPDPDRIETVYKKLDGPKILKQTVDLSQFNKPKPSANSSAAKKKRKRIEKPNPTGGATQQGAQGNRPPGQGGNRPPGQGGNRPPVQGGGGNRPGYQGGGNRGPVRRGPNVMPVELTDEQVKNQIKETLEKLTSKAGKNKGAKYRKEKRVYRREQDERQEEIDAADRSLKVTEFITVGELASLMNVSPMEVISACFSLGVMVTMNQRLEADTLLLVADEFGYKIEFSDADVEESALEEDTDTEEDLLFRAPIVTVMGHVDHGKTSLLDYIRKTNVIAGESGGITQHIGAYNVQLENDQRITFLDTPGHEAFTAMRARGAQITDIAIIVIAADDDVMPQTKEAISHAQAAGVPMIIAINKVDKPNSNPDNIRQQLSAMNVLVEEWGGNVQSQEVSAKFGNNMDALLEKVLLQAELLELKANPNKSASGVVIEASLDKGRGYISTILVQAGTLKVGDYILAGKNHGKVKALLDERGKPMEEAGPSIPVTVLGLDGAPTAGDRFRVFADEREAKTIATKREQLQREQSVRTKKHVTLDELGRRIALGDFKELNIILKGDVDGSVEALSDQLQSLSTEEISVKIIHQGVGQITESDVLLAAASDAIMIGFNVRAGVNAKELADREEIEIRTYSIIYKAIDEVKEAMEGMLSPEIKEQVIGNVEIREVFKISKVGSIAGCMVLTGKVTRNSKIRLLRDGIVKFDGELESLKRFKDDVKEVTKGYECGLNIKGYNDIEVGDILEVYEEISVKKKLK